In Brachyhypopomus gauderio isolate BG-103 unplaced genomic scaffold, BGAUD_0.2 sc97, whole genome shotgun sequence, the following are encoded in one genomic region:
- the LOC143496625 gene encoding box C/D snoRNA protein 1-like: MVHMMEAAARPDTHLVAHGSQEEPRGVKRKISLTSCDTCEGQEAKYRCPNCLKFSCSLPCVKRHKHLSGCSGVRDQTAFVPLSQFQEINLLNDYRFLEETARVADVPRRDELLRVPHRQTRLALLRKNARAAKVTLRFLPKSFTKHKENRTYYSKA, from the exons ATGGTGCACATGATGGAGGCAGCAGCCCGTCCAGACACTCACCTGGTCGCTCACGGCTCGCAAGAGGAACCGCGAGGGGTGAAGCGGAAGATATCGCTGACGAG CTGTGACACGTGTGAAGGACAGGAGGCCAAATACAGATGCCCCAACTGCCTGAAGTTCTCCTGCAG CCTGCCCTGTGTGAAGCGTCATAAGCATCTGTCTGGGTGCAGCGGCGTCCGGGACCAGACGGCTTTCGTACCCCTCTCTCAGTTCCAGGAAATCAACCTTCTCAATG ACTATCGCTTCCTGGAGGAGACGGCCCGTGTGGCGGACGTGCCAAGACGAGACGAGCTGCTCCGTGTTCCCCACCGCCAGACCCGTCTG gcCTTGTTGAGGAAGAACGCCAGAGCTGCCAAGGTCACGCTGAGGTTCCTGCCGAAGTCCTTCACCAAACACAAGGAGAACAGGACCTACTACAGTAAAGCGTAA